The sequence CGCTTCAAGCCCGACGGATATCCTGACGGGCGCATGTTTGAAGTCATCACACTCGGCAAGGGCATGATGAGCGGATACGGCGCGAACATCCCCGTCCGCGACCGCTGGGCCATCATCGCCTACGTCCGTACGCTCCAAGCCGCCAAAGAAGCCGCAGCCCAATAAACTTTTCCCAGATGTCCCATCACGTAACATCCTCCGACATCGCCATCAACGGCGACCACCTCGACAACTCGAAGGTCGCCAAGGTGAAAACCATCTGCCTCGGCATCGCCGGCATCGGCACCGTCATCAGCCTGCTCGGCCTATTCGGCGTCCTCGGCAAGCATTTTGCTGGCACCTATGCCTACTCCTGGGTCTTCGCCTACTACTTCTTCCTCACACTCTCCATCGGCGGCGTGTTCTGGACTCTCCTCCACAACGTATCGAACTCGGGGTGGGGGACTTCCGTCCGCCGCACCTTCGAGAACCTCGGCTCCACCTTCCCCTGGGTCTTCCTCTTCGGCCTCCCCCTGCTTTTCCCGCAGGTGAACCAATATCTCTACGAGTGGATGAACATCCACCGCGCCACCCCCGAGGGCATGAGCCTCAAGGATCACCTCCACCACGCCGACCACCTGCTCTACAACAAGAAATGGTACATGAATATGCCGTTCTGGATCGGCCGCTTCATCTTCTACGGGATCGGCCTCACCGCCGTGATCTGGTTCCTGCGGAAACTCTCCACCGACCAGGACACCGATCCGAAGCCCGGCACGGAGCGCCTTTTCGCCGCGCGCAAGCACTCCACCTACACCCTCATCATCTTCGCCCTCACCATCACCTTCACCGGCTTCGATTTCGTGATGGCCCTGGACTACAAATGGTTCTCCACCATGTGGGGCGTCTATCTTTTCGCCGGCTCCGCCCTGAACTCGATGGCGGTCATCATCCTTGTCGCCACGTTCCTGATAAGCCGTGGCCACCTGAAACATGTCACCGGCCCCGAGCACTTCCATATCATGGGCAAGCTGCTCTTCGCCTTCACCACCTTCTGGGCCTACATCGCCTTCTCCCAGTATTTCCTCATCTGGTATGCTAACATCACCGAGGAAACCTCCTATTTCCTCATCCGCAACACCGGCAACTGGAACACCGCGATGATCGCGCTCGTCTTCCTCCACTTCGTCGTCCCCTTCGTCGTCCTGCTCCAGGCATGGCTTAAGAAAAACCCGAAATACCTGTCCATCGTCGCGGTCTACACGCTCGTCATGCACGCGCTCGACCACTACCTCATCACGATCCCGGAGCGCGGCGTATCACTCGGTAAAATCGACCCGAAGACCTTCGGCGACATCACCACCTCCATCCCCGGTGCCTTCTGGGGCGATATCCTCGCCTTCGTCACCATCGGTGCGGCCTTCGTCTTCTTCCTCCTCCGCGCCCTCGGACAGCATTCTCTCTACCCGAACCGCGACCCGCGCATCCTCGAATCCGCGAACCTCTCCAACTGATCCTTTTTTCCCCGACCCATGGACCCCACCCGCGACAATCCCCTGATCCGAATCAAAGCCTTCTTCGACGGCTTGGGCATCCTCACGCTCTTCGCAGTCATCCTCGTGCTTGTCCTCGGGATCGGCGCGCTCTTCGGATGGTTCCGCAAAGGCGAGGAACCCGAGGATGCCGCCGGGAAAATTCGCTACGGCATCACCAGTGAGGTCCAGGCAGCCCAGAATGCGTTCCTCTCCAAGGAGCAGATCCACGCCGCCGTGGAAGGCGTCGCCCAAACCCTTTCCGCATCCAAGCCGCTCGCCATCGAAAAACCCGAGCAGATGGTTCCCGGCTCCGACACCGCGAAAGCTCTCGCCGACGCACCTGCCGTCGATACCTCCGCCATCGACGCGCCTCCCGCCGATGCCGATGCACCCATCGACCCCGCCCAGATGGAGATCGGGAAAACCCAATACCTTGTCTGCGGCGCATGCCATGGCCAGAACGGCGAAGGCGGCCCCGCCGGTCCGCCGCTTGCCGGTTCAGAGTGGGTCACCGGCCCGATCTCGAACCTCATCACCATCCAGCTCCGTGGCCTCAAGGGGCCCATCACCGTTGCCGGCAAGGAATACAATTTTCCCGCAGGCATGACCCCGATGGCCTACCAGACCGACGAGCAGATCGCCGGTGTTCTAACCTTCATCCGCAATAGCTTCGGCAACAAGGCCTCCGCCGTGAAGCCGGAGCAGGTCGCCGCGATGCGCGGTGAGGTCGGCAAGCCCCAGGCCACCGCCGAAGAACTCATCAAGCCGTAACCCGATTTCCCCGATGTCTTCCCAATCCACAAATCCAACCGGACAGGACGCCCTGCTGCG comes from Akkermansiaceae bacterium and encodes:
- a CDS encoding cytochrome c, whose translation is MDPTRDNPLIRIKAFFDGLGILTLFAVILVLVLGIGALFGWFRKGEEPEDAAGKIRYGITSEVQAAQNAFLSKEQIHAAVEGVAQTLSASKPLAIEKPEQMVPGSDTAKALADAPAVDTSAIDAPPADADAPIDPAQMEIGKTQYLVCGACHGQNGEGGPAGPPLAGSEWVTGPISNLITIQLRGLKGPITVAGKEYNFPAGMTPMAYQTDEQIAGVLTFIRNSFGNKASAVKPEQVAAMRGEVGKPQATAEELIKP